The following are from one region of the Rosettibacter firmus genome:
- the rplT gene encoding 50S ribosomal protein L20, translated as MPRSVNHVASKKRRKKVLKLAKGYWGARSKVLTVAKHHVEKALLHAYRDRKAKKREFRSLWIVRINAAARENGTTYSRLIGALNKKGISINRKILASLAVENPKAFSDVVKFAMN; from the coding sequence ATGCCACGTTCAGTAAATCATGTAGCTTCTAAAAAAAGAAGAAAAAAAGTACTTAAATTAGCTAAAGGTTATTGGGGAGCTCGCAGTAAAGTTCTTACTGTAGCAAAACATCATGTCGAAAAAGCTTTACTTCATGCATACAGAGATAGAAAAGCTAAAAAAAGAGAATTCCGTTCTCTATGGATTGTAAGAATTAATGCAGCTGCAAGAGAAAATGGTACTACTTATTCTCGTTTAATTGGTGCACTTAATAAAAAAGGAATTAGTATCAATAGAAAAATTCTTGCAAGCCTTGCAGTTGAAAATCCAAAAGCTTTCTCTGATGTAGTAAAATTTGCCATGAACTAA
- the rpmI gene encoding 50S ribosomal protein L35 gives MPKMKSNRGATKTFRVTGTGKIKRNKAYKSHILTTKSRKRKRNLRKATLVSKADLKRVKIMIQ, from the coding sequence ATGCCAAAAATGAAAAGTAATCGTGGTGCCACTAAAACTTTTAGAGTTACTGGCACTGGAAAAATTAAAAGAAATAAAGCATACAAATCACATATTCTTACTACTAAATCCAGAAAAAGAAAAAGAAATTTAAGAAAAGCAACTCTTGTTTCTAAAGCTGATTTGAAAAGAGTTAAAATAATGATTCAATAA
- the infC gene encoding translation initiation factor IF-3, whose protein sequence is MTQTKHRVNQEIKSPEVRLIGANGEQIGIVSIKEALLKAEEAGMDLVEIAPQANPPVCKIIDYGKFVYELQKKEKLQKKKQQVSVLKEIRLHPNTDTHDFDFKARHAANFIEEGNKVKVSVIFKGRELAYTEIGEELLKRFIERLSDIAKVEQEPKFEGRAMHAILAPQKGKKKK, encoded by the coding sequence ATTACACAAACAAAACATCGTGTTAATCAGGAAATTAAATCTCCAGAAGTAAGATTAATTGGAGCTAATGGAGAGCAGATTGGCATAGTTAGTATTAAGGAAGCTTTATTAAAAGCTGAAGAAGCTGGTATGGATTTAGTTGAAATTGCACCACAAGCTAATCCACCAGTTTGTAAAATTATTGATTACGGTAAATTTGTCTACGAACTACAAAAAAAAGAAAAGTTACAAAAGAAAAAACAACAGGTTAGCGTTCTTAAAGAGATAAGGTTGCATCCAAATACCGATACTCATGATTTTGATTTTAAAGCTCGTCATGCAGCAAATTTTATTGAAGAAGGAAATAAAGTAAAAGTTTCTGTTATATTTAAAGGTAGAGAATTAGCATATACAGAAATTGGCGAAGAACTTTTGAAAAGATTTATCGAAAGATTATCTGATATTGCAAAAGTTGAACAGGAACCAAAGTTTGAAGGCAGAGCGATGCATGCCATATTAGCACCGCAAAAAGGTAAAAAGAAAAAATAG
- the thrS gene encoding threonine--tRNA ligase, protein METIKIKFPDGSIKEFHKGITPLEIAQSISPRLAEEALVAKINGTVKDLSTKINDDSEISILTFEDKEGKETYWHSTSHLMAHAVQSLFPEAKFGVGPAIDSGFYYDIDINTKLSEEDLNKIENKMLEIAKQNNSYIRKELSKKEAIELFEKKGDNYKLEILSELDDSKDVISIYEEGDFIDLCTGPHLPSTGKIKYIKLLSVSGSYWRGDEKNKQLQRIYGISFPKKKMLDDYLLFLEEAKKRDHRKLGKQLDLFSIHEEAGAGLIYWHPKGSRIRNTIETFWRAQHIKNGYDLLYSPHMGKSWLWETSGHLSFYKENMYAPMNIDEQDYYIKPMNCPFHIMIYKSKLRSYRELPLRWAELGTVYRYEKSGVLHGLLRVRGFTQDDAHIFCTHEQIEDEVVEVVRFSIFMLKSFGFSDLKFYIATKPEDAIGDDELWNKATNSLKHALERENLSYEIDEGGGAFYGPKIDIKINDALNRQWQLSTVQFDFNLPERFEMKYIGEDGKEHRPFMVHRALLGSIERFMGILIEHYAGDFPTWLAPVQVAVVPVSQNYLDYATEIYKQLKDLDIFVELDERNEKIGYKIRDWETQKVPYMLIVGEKEKNSGTVSVRQHKVGDKGSLSLKEFIDLIQYEIKNRINHK, encoded by the coding sequence ATGGAAACTATTAAAATAAAATTTCCTGATGGCTCTATAAAGGAATTTCATAAAGGTATTACACCTCTTGAAATTGCTCAAAGTATTTCACCTCGACTTGCTGAAGAAGCTCTCGTAGCAAAAATTAATGGAACTGTTAAAGATCTTTCAACAAAAATAAACGATGATTCTGAAATTTCTATTTTAACATTTGAAGATAAAGAAGGAAAAGAAACTTACTGGCATTCTACTTCTCATTTAATGGCTCATGCTGTTCAATCTCTTTTCCCTGAAGCTAAATTTGGTGTAGGACCAGCTATAGATTCTGGTTTTTATTATGATATCGATATTAATACAAAGCTAAGCGAAGAAGATTTAAACAAAATCGAAAACAAGATGCTTGAAATTGCTAAGCAAAATAATTCATACATTAGAAAAGAATTGAGTAAAAAAGAAGCAATCGAATTATTCGAAAAGAAGGGAGATAATTATAAACTTGAAATCTTAAGTGAACTGGATGATTCAAAAGATGTAATAAGTATTTATGAAGAAGGAGATTTTATTGATTTATGTACAGGTCCACATTTACCAAGCACAGGAAAAATTAAATATATAAAATTACTTAGTGTATCAGGCTCTTACTGGAGAGGTGATGAAAAGAACAAGCAACTTCAGAGAATTTATGGTATCTCTTTCCCAAAGAAAAAAATGCTGGATGATTATTTATTATTCCTCGAAGAAGCCAAAAAGCGTGATCATAGAAAATTAGGTAAACAACTTGATTTATTTAGCATTCACGAAGAAGCTGGAGCTGGTCTAATTTACTGGCATCCTAAAGGATCCAGAATTAGAAATACAATAGAAACATTCTGGAGAGCACAGCATATTAAAAATGGTTACGACCTTCTTTATTCACCACATATGGGGAAAAGCTGGTTATGGGAAACTAGTGGACATCTTTCGTTCTATAAAGAGAACATGTATGCCCCAATGAATATAGATGAACAGGATTATTACATTAAACCAATGAACTGCCCATTTCACATTATGATTTATAAATCTAAACTTCGTTCATATAGAGAACTTCCATTAAGATGGGCAGAATTAGGTACGGTTTATCGTTATGAGAAGAGTGGAGTACTTCATGGTTTATTAAGAGTAAGAGGTTTTACACAGGATGATGCACATATTTTTTGTACTCATGAACAAATTGAAGATGAAGTTGTTGAAGTTGTTCGCTTTTCCATTTTTATGTTAAAGTCATTTGGATTCAGTGATTTAAAATTTTATATAGCAACAAAGCCAGAAGATGCAATTGGTGATGATGAACTCTGGAATAAAGCTACCAATTCACTTAAACATGCTCTTGAAAGAGAAAATTTATCTTATGAAATTGATGAAGGTGGCGGAGCTTTCTATGGCCCTAAAATAGATATTAAAATAAATGATGCTCTAAACAGACAATGGCAATTGAGTACTGTTCAATTCGATTTTAATTTACCTGAACGCTTTGAAATGAAATACATTGGCGAGGATGGAAAAGAACATAGACCATTTATGGTACATCGTGCTTTACTTGGTTCGATTGAAAGATTTATGGGAATTTTAATCGAACATTATGCAGGTGATTTCCCAACCTGGCTTGCACCGGTTCAGGTGGCTGTTGTTCCGGTATCTCAAAATTATCTTGATTATGCAACAGAAATATACAAACAATTGAAAGATTTAGATATTTTTGTAGAGCTCGATGAAAGAAATGAGAAGATTGGATATAAAATTAGAGATTGGGAAACTCAAAAAGTGCCTTATATGTTAATAGTTGGAGAAAAAGAAAAAAATTCTGGCACAGTTTCAGTTCGCCAGCATAAAGTTGGTGATAAAGGAAGTTTATCATTAAAAGAATTTATTGATTTAATTCAGTACGAAATAAAAAATAGAATAAATCACAAATAA
- a CDS encoding YdeI/OmpD-associated family protein, translating to MKKLIEDYIADFPEWKTVLYKLLSITKKLLMKPVIKWGIPVFVYENKNIAGFAVFKNYAAIWFYQGALLKDNYKKLVNAQEGKTRALRQLRFSSPEDFKENEKILIEYLKESIENQKKGNVIKPAKKELIIPQELKSALQKDLELKDAFEKLSFSCKREYSEYVAEAKKEETRLKRLQKIIPMILERKGLNDKYRK from the coding sequence ATGAAAAAATTAATTGAAGATTATATTGCAGATTTTCCTGAATGGAAAACTGTTCTTTATAAATTACTAAGCATTACAAAAAAATTGCTTATGAAACCCGTTATAAAATGGGGCATACCAGTATTTGTCTATGAGAATAAAAATATAGCAGGTTTTGCAGTATTTAAAAATTATGCGGCAATATGGTTTTATCAAGGGGCATTATTAAAAGATAATTATAAAAAATTAGTAAATGCACAGGAAGGTAAAACCAGAGCATTACGCCAGTTGAGATTTTCATCACCGGAAGATTTCAAAGAAAATGAGAAAATTCTTATAGAGTATCTCAAAGAATCAATTGAAAATCAAAAAAAGGGAAATGTAATTAAACCAGCTAAAAAAGAACTAATAATTCCTCAAGAATTAAAAAGTGCACTTCAGAAAGATTTGGAACTTAAAGATGCATTTGAAAAGTTGTCTTTTTCTTGTAAAAGAGAGTATTCAGAATATGTAGCAGAAGCAAAAAAAGAAGAAACGAGATTAAAAAGACTTCAAAAAATAATACCAATGATTTTGGAGCGAAAAGGTCTTAATGATAAATATAGGAAATAA
- a CDS encoding sensor histidine kinase, producing the protein MKNIRYEISYIKNYIFPFIISNLLFLFIAYFTDLNITQILLIIFLIVITFILMIYFSFRKREQDFRIIINTIKSIRKNQFNSPDEIRLPEDLFQIEKEIHKMYRKIENDISHLKKLEKIRTEFLGNVSHELRTPIFAIQGYIETLLNGAIDDKKVNRTFLEKANQHVNNLNNLLNDLIDISMIESKQMRMSLRFFKIAPFLENIVYEFKPYAEKKNLELVLLPFNNNIEVYGDKERLKQVMNNLITNAIKYTETGKVEIGVVEFNKSVKIFVKDTGIGIPEKDLDRIFERFYRVDKNRSREMGGTGLGLAIVKHIIEAHNSKVEVKSQPGKGSEFSFVLKKL; encoded by the coding sequence TTGAAAAACATTAGATACGAAATTTCTTACATTAAAAATTATATTTTCCCATTTATTATCTCTAATCTGCTATTTTTATTTATTGCCTACTTTACAGATCTTAATATCACTCAAATTTTGCTTATAATTTTTCTAATAGTAATTACTTTTATTTTGATGATATACTTTTCATTTAGAAAAAGAGAGCAGGATTTTAGGATTATTATCAACACAATAAAATCAATTCGCAAAAATCAATTTAACTCTCCTGATGAAATTAGACTTCCCGAAGATCTGTTTCAAATAGAAAAAGAGATTCATAAGATGTACAGAAAAATTGAGAATGATATTAGTCATTTAAAAAAATTAGAAAAGATAAGAACAGAGTTTTTGGGGAATGTATCGCACGAACTGAGAACACCCATATTTGCAATTCAGGGATACATAGAAACTTTATTAAATGGGGCAATAGATGATAAAAAAGTTAATCGTACATTTTTAGAAAAAGCAAATCAACATGTTAATAATCTAAATAACTTATTAAATGATTTGATTGATATTTCAATGATTGAATCAAAACAAATGAGAATGAGTTTAAGATTTTTTAAGATTGCACCATTTCTCGAAAATATTGTTTATGAATTTAAACCTTATGCAGAAAAGAAAAATCTTGAATTAGTTTTACTCCCTTTTAATAATAATATTGAAGTTTATGGAGATAAAGAAAGATTAAAACAAGTAATGAACAACTTGATTACGAATGCCATTAAGTATACTGAAACTGGAAAAGTGGAAATTGGTGTAGTTGAGTTTAATAAGAGTGTTAAAATTTTTGTGAAAGATACCGGAATAGGTATACCCGAAAAAGATTTAGATAGAATATTTGAAAGATTTTATCGTGTAGATAAAAATAGATCAAGAGAAATGGGTGGGACTGGATTGGGACTTGCAATTGTTAAACATATTATTGAAGCTCACAATTCAAAAGTAGAAGTTAAAAGTCAACCTGGCAAAGGAAGTGAATTCTCTTTTGTGCTTAAAAAACTTTAA
- a CDS encoding response regulator transcription factor, whose product MAKILLVDDEKDIIEFLKYNLEAEGYEVITAYNGMEALSKLSENPDLIVLDIMMPQLDGYETCKRIRSDKNHTTTPIIFLTAKSSEIDEIHGLNIGADDYIRKPISPRKLIARIKSNLRKVEINRNSTGEISIGPLKINRNEYTVYVDNKKIILPRKEFEILAHLASNPGTVFTREKILSDIWGNDIIVVERTIDVHVRKIREKLGKYADLIETIKGVGYRFKNIEKH is encoded by the coding sequence ATGGCAAAAATTCTTTTAGTAGATGATGAAAAAGATATAATTGAATTTCTCAAGTATAATCTTGAAGCAGAAGGCTATGAAGTAATTACTGCCTATAATGGCATGGAAGCTTTATCAAAGTTATCAGAAAATCCAGATTTGATCGTACTCGATATAATGATGCCACAACTTGATGGATATGAAACATGTAAAAGAATAAGAAGCGATAAAAATCATACAACAACACCAATAATTTTTTTAACAGCAAAATCTTCTGAAATAGATGAAATTCATGGCTTAAATATTGGAGCAGATGATTATATAAGAAAACCAATCTCTCCAAGAAAATTAATTGCAAGAATAAAATCCAATCTTCGAAAAGTTGAAATAAATAGAAATTCTACAGGTGAAATATCAATAGGTCCATTAAAAATTAATCGTAATGAGTATACAGTTTATGTTGATAATAAAAAAATAATATTACCACGAAAAGAATTTGAAATACTTGCACATCTGGCATCTAATCCCGGTACCGTATTTACAAGAGAAAAAATATTAAGTGATATCTGGGGAAACGATATCATAGTTGTAGAAAGAACGATTGATGTACACGTAAGAAAAATTAGAGAAAAATTAGGTAAATATGCCGACTTAATTGAAACAATTAAAGGGGTGGGATATCGATTTAAAAATATTGAAAAACATTAG
- a CDS encoding Gfo/Idh/MocA family protein: protein MDKTRIGIIGLGSIAQLVHLPILSRLENVDLVALSEINKNRLRTIGERFPSASKYQDYKEMISNENLDAVVIATPTDTHHEIALNCLKANINVLIEKPITINYDEAREINAVAKKHKKIAMVGMNLRFRPDAMLTKSIINSGELGDLFFIKCSWLREKSSNQKWFINKKQSGGGVIIDLGIVLLDLALWMFDDEKIESVSVQKYNHTLKDIEESAIGLIRFEDGKIITFEVSWELHSESDSFSMSIHGTKGTAHLNPLRIYKKMESGYIDYTPSKTSTSNLYRKSYENELKHFIGAIRENIQLISSSEESLIRMKLLEAIYKSAKACKEIRV from the coding sequence ATGGATAAAACTCGTATTGGAATTATCGGTCTTGGTAGCATAGCTCAACTTGTACATCTTCCAATTTTATCAAGATTGGAGAATGTTGATCTTGTTGCTTTATCTGAAATCAATAAAAATAGATTAAGAACAATAGGCGAAAGATTTCCTTCTGCATCAAAATATCAAGACTATAAAGAAATGATATCAAATGAAAATTTAGATGCAGTTGTTATAGCCACTCCTACAGATACACATCATGAAATAGCACTTAATTGCTTAAAAGCTAATATAAATGTTTTAATAGAAAAACCAATTACAATAAATTATGATGAAGCTCGTGAAATTAATGCGGTTGCAAAAAAGCATAAAAAAATTGCTATGGTTGGAATGAATTTAAGATTTAGACCAGATGCCATGCTAACGAAAAGCATAATAAATAGTGGCGAACTGGGAGATTTATTCTTTATTAAATGTAGCTGGTTAAGGGAAAAAAGTAGTAATCAAAAATGGTTTATAAATAAGAAACAATCTGGTGGAGGTGTAATTATTGATCTCGGAATAGTTTTGCTTGATTTAGCATTATGGATGTTTGATGATGAAAAAATTGAATCTGTTTCTGTTCAAAAATATAATCATACATTGAAAGATATTGAAGAATCTGCAATAGGTTTAATAAGATTTGAAGATGGAAAGATTATTACATTTGAAGTAAGTTGGGAATTACATTCAGAATCCGATAGCTTCTCGATGTCCATACATGGTACAAAAGGTACAGCGCATTTAAATCCACTCAGAATTTATAAAAAAATGGAATCTGGATATATTGATTATACACCTTCGAAAACCAGTACATCTAATCTCTATAGAAAATCTTATGAAAATGAATTAAAACATTTTATTGGTGCCATAAGAGAAAATATACAACTTATCTCATCAAGCGAAGAATCATTAATAAGAATGAAATTACTCGAAGCTATATATAAATCAGCAAAAGCTTGTAAAGAAATAAGAGTATAA
- the dxs gene encoding 1-deoxy-D-xylulose-5-phosphate synthase — MIDQSQYKILFNVNTPADIRNLTIEELKILCSEIRQYMIDVISQIGGHFGGGLGAVELTVALHRVFNTPYDQLIWDTGHQAYPHKIITGRREQLKTIRQLNGISGFLKRTESEYDVFGAGHASTSISAALGIAVARDILKTDRKVIAVIGDGAMTGGMAYEAMNNSGLIKSNLIVVLNDNQMSIAPNKWQLSNYFTEVISHPEFNKLKGAIWDLTGKLDHFGDRIRKVAVRIEHGIKAIVTPGMLFEALGFRYFGPINGHNIVQLIKIFEHVKKLNGPILVHVLTEKGKGYEPAEKHNQRLHAAIPFDKITGQVIQKTTAPPSYTEIFGKALVQIAKQYSNVVGITAAMPDGTGLDYLQKEFPERYFDVGIAEEHAVTFAAGLATQGIIPVVAIYSTFLQRAFDQIIHDVALQNLHVVFVLDRAGLVGADGPTHHGAFDLSYLRLIPNMVIMAPKDEAELRNMLFTAINYKKGPIALRYPRGSALGVKLSDDFENIPIGKSETILNGNDVAFLAVGNMVQYAKEASQLLAEHGIFSEIVNMRFIKPLDQEKLDDIANRFDKIVTLEENTLIGGFGSGVLEYFAQKNYKNDILRIGLPDNFVEHGTQKQLHHLLGIDPEGITNQVLKFIDKKIIKNGIVA, encoded by the coding sequence ATGATTGATCAATCTCAGTATAAAATTCTTTTTAATGTAAATACCCCGGCTGATATTAGAAATCTTACGATAGAAGAATTAAAAATTCTTTGCAGTGAGATTCGCCAGTATATGATTGATGTAATTTCTCAAATTGGTGGTCATTTTGGTGGTGGACTTGGTGCTGTTGAATTAACTGTTGCATTACATCGTGTATTTAATACACCATACGATCAGCTAATATGGGATACAGGTCATCAAGCATATCCTCATAAAATTATTACAGGAAGAAGAGAGCAACTCAAAACAATTAGACAACTGAATGGAATAAGTGGATTTTTAAAGAGAACTGAAAGTGAATACGATGTTTTTGGTGCTGGTCATGCTTCAACTTCAATTTCAGCTGCACTTGGAATTGCTGTAGCACGAGATATTTTAAAAACAGATCGAAAAGTTATTGCTGTAATTGGCGATGGAGCTATGACAGGTGGAATGGCTTATGAAGCAATGAATAATTCGGGATTAATTAAAAGTAATTTAATTGTTGTCTTGAATGATAATCAGATGTCAATTGCTCCAAATAAATGGCAATTATCAAACTATTTTACAGAAGTGATTTCACATCCTGAGTTTAATAAATTAAAAGGAGCAATCTGGGATTTAACTGGTAAATTAGACCACTTTGGAGATAGAATAAGAAAAGTAGCTGTTAGAATTGAACATGGGATTAAAGCTATAGTTACACCAGGGATGTTATTCGAAGCACTTGGCTTTAGATATTTTGGACCTATTAATGGACATAATATTGTCCAGCTGATTAAAATCTTTGAGCATGTAAAAAAACTTAATGGACCTATTTTAGTACATGTTCTTACAGAAAAAGGGAAGGGATACGAACCAGCAGAAAAACATAATCAGCGATTACATGCAGCAATACCTTTCGATAAAATTACTGGACAGGTTATTCAAAAAACTACTGCTCCTCCTTCTTATACTGAAATTTTTGGAAAAGCTCTTGTTCAAATTGCTAAACAATATTCAAATGTAGTTGGTATTACTGCTGCTATGCCAGATGGTACCGGTCTTGATTATTTGCAAAAAGAATTTCCAGAAAGATATTTTGATGTTGGAATAGCAGAAGAACATGCAGTTACTTTTGCAGCAGGCTTAGCTACTCAAGGGATTATTCCTGTTGTTGCAATATATTCAACATTTTTACAAAGAGCTTTTGATCAAATTATTCATGATGTTGCTCTGCAAAATCTTCATGTTGTTTTTGTACTTGATCGTGCAGGATTGGTTGGTGCAGACGGACCAACACATCACGGTGCTTTTGATTTATCATATTTAAGATTAATTCCTAACATGGTAATTATGGCTCCAAAAGATGAAGCTGAACTCAGAAATATGTTATTTACTGCTATCAATTATAAAAAAGGTCCAATTGCTTTAAGATATCCAAGAGGATCGGCTCTGGGTGTTAAATTAAGTGATGATTTTGAAAATATTCCGATTGGTAAAAGCGAAACTATTTTAAATGGTAATGATGTTGCATTTCTGGCAGTCGGTAATATGGTTCAATATGCTAAAGAAGCTTCTCAACTCTTAGCTGAACATGGAATTTTTTCTGAAATTGTTAATATGAGATTTATAAAACCACTCGATCAAGAAAAACTCGATGATATTGCTAATCGGTTTGATAAAATTGTTACACTCGAAGAAAATACTTTGATTGGTGGTTTTGGTTCTGGTGTACTGGAATATTTTGCACAAAAAAATTATAAGAATGATATATTAAGAATTGGACTTCCTGATAATTTTGTTGAACATGGTACACAAAAACAATTACATCATCTATTGGGTATTGATCCTGAAGGAATTACAAATCAAGTATTAAAATTTATTGATAAAAAAATAATTAAAAATGGAATTGTAGCTTAA
- a CDS encoding exodeoxyribonuclease VII small subunit — protein MSKKKENSFEESLKRLQEISEILESGEVSLEESIKLYEEGINLAKHCYTILKEAELKVTELKKQFEADLKNNIQNGNEL, from the coding sequence ATGAGCAAGAAAAAAGAAAATTCATTTGAGGAATCATTAAAAAGACTTCAAGAAATTTCCGAAATTCTTGAGAGTGGAGAAGTAAGTTTAGAAGAATCCATTAAACTTTATGAAGAGGGAATAAATTTAGCAAAACATTGCTATACAATTTTGAAAGAAGCTGAGCTTAAAGTAACAGAATTAAAAAAACAATTTGAAGCTGACTTAAAAAATAATATTCAAAATGGAAATGAATTATGA
- the xseA gene encoding exodeoxyribonuclease VII large subunit — protein MYENILSVSEITNLIKVTLEENFSEINVIGEISNFKAHVSGHWYFTLKDAEAQINCTMWRGLNNYVFFTPQDGMKVIVSGRITVYPPRGNYQIDVRSMKPAGVGELQLAFEKLKQKLAAEGLFDTEHKKPIPKFPKKIGIVTAIDGAALQDMKSIASRRYPLVELVIAPCRVQGEGAAQEIVESIKLLNQYNDIDVIIVGRGGGSLEDLWPFNEEIVARAIFDSQIPIISAVGHEIDFTIADFVADLRAPTPSAAMELATPDINELFAFINDFSYYFTENMFEIIKDYRYKINQLITSYGFRLPQDRIKNKIQYLDNIIFKLQTLIDNKITYNGKHLELLNSKINSFDVNNILKRGFAIVKQNEKIIHRAKELSLNQPAHLQFYDGEIIINEQEKRKFI, from the coding sequence ATGTATGAAAATATTTTATCCGTAAGTGAAATTACAAATCTTATAAAAGTAACACTTGAAGAAAATTTTTCTGAGATAAATGTAATTGGTGAAATATCTAATTTCAAAGCTCATGTATCAGGTCACTGGTATTTTACATTAAAAGATGCCGAAGCTCAGATAAATTGTACAATGTGGCGTGGTTTAAACAATTATGTTTTTTTTACTCCACAGGATGGAATGAAAGTTATAGTTAGTGGAAGGATTACTGTATATCCACCTCGTGGGAATTATCAGATAGATGTTCGCTCTATGAAACCTGCTGGTGTTGGTGAATTACAACTGGCATTTGAAAAATTGAAACAGAAATTAGCAGCCGAGGGTTTATTCGACACTGAACATAAAAAGCCAATTCCCAAATTCCCTAAAAAAATTGGGATTGTTACTGCAATTGATGGTGCAGCACTTCAAGATATGAAAAGCATTGCTTCGAGAAGATATCCACTGGTTGAATTAGTAATTGCACCATGTCGAGTTCAGGGAGAAGGTGCAGCTCAGGAAATTGTTGAAAGTATAAAATTACTTAATCAATATAATGATATTGATGTAATTATTGTTGGTCGTGGTGGTGGTTCGCTTGAGGATTTATGGCCATTTAATGAAGAAATTGTTGCTCGTGCAATTTTTGATTCACAAATACCAATCATAAGTGCAGTTGGTCACGAAATTGATTTTACGATTGCTGATTTTGTTGCAGACCTGAGAGCTCCAACACCTTCAGCTGCAATGGAACTTGCTACTCCAGATATAAATGAGCTCTTTGCCTTTATAAATGATTTTTCATATTATTTCACAGAAAATATGTTTGAAATTATTAAAGACTATCGATATAAAATTAATCAGTTAATTACTTCATATGGATTTCGTTTACCGCAGGATAGAATTAAAAATAAAATTCAATATCTGGATAATATTATTTTTAAATTACAAACATTAATAGATAATAAAATTACATATAACGGAAAGCATCTTGAATTATTAAATAGTAAAATAAATTCTTTTGATGTTAATAATATTCTTAAAAGAGGATTTGCAATTGTTAAACAAAATGAAAAAATAATTCATCGAGCAAAAGAACTATCATTAAATCAACCTGCACATTTACAATTTTATGACGGAGAAATTATAATTAATGAGCAAGAAAAAAGAAAATTCATTTGA
- the surE gene encoding 5'/3'-nucleotidase SurE, with the protein MKILITNDDGIDSAGIKALANEMKKIGEVTVVAPRTEQSAVGHAITMKIPLRVIEYFNNGEFFGYAVEGTPADCVKIGIRNIMKSPPDIVISGINHGSNTAINIIYSGTVSAAREAAIMDIPSIAVSVTNHTAKHFDYAAKISKALTLLVLKNGLPNGTLLNVNVPDLPENQIAGIKLTRQGKSKWDDIYEERIDPYGKKYYWLTGNLIETDKDLNTDHFAIKNNYVSISPIHFDLTDYSTYNTMKSWNIENLLSIVEKG; encoded by the coding sequence GTGAAAATACTAATTACTAATGATGATGGAATCGATTCGGCAGGAATAAAAGCCCTTGCTAATGAAATGAAAAAAATTGGAGAAGTAACTGTTGTAGCTCCCAGAACAGAACAGAGTGCAGTTGGTCATGCAATAACAATGAAAATACCATTAAGAGTGATTGAATATTTTAATAATGGTGAATTCTTCGGATATGCAGTTGAAGGGACACCTGCTGATTGTGTGAAAATTGGCATAAGAAATATAATGAAGAGTCCCCCTGATATTGTTATCTCGGGAATTAATCATGGTTCTAATACTGCAATTAACATTATTTATTCAGGAACTGTATCTGCTGCTCGAGAAGCGGCTATAATGGATATACCTTCTATTGCTGTTTCTGTAACCAATCATACAGCAAAACATTTCGATTACGCAGCTAAAATTTCAAAAGCACTTACCTTACTTGTTTTAAAAAATGGATTACCAAATGGTACATTATTAAATGTTAATGTGCCTGACTTACCAGAAAATCAAATAGCTGGAATAAAATTAACACGACAGGGAAAATCTAAATGGGACGATATTTATGAAGAAAGAATTGATCCTTATGGAAAAAAATATTACTGGCTCACAGGAAATCTAATTGAAACAGACAAAGATTTAAACACAGATCATTTTGCAATAAAAAATAACTATGTATCAATTTCTCCCATTCATTTTGATTTAACTGATTATTCCACCTACAATACTATGAAATCCTGGAATATAGAGAATTTGTTATCAATTGTTGAAAAAGGTTAA